CGGCATGCTGGTGGTGGACTGGCGGATCTCCCTGGCCATGCTGGTGGCCGCGCCGGTGCTGTACCTGGTGAACCTGTGGGCCAACCGCTCCTACGCCGCGGCCGACGAGCGGATGCACGAGGCGTCGGCCGAGGCCAATGCCCGGGTGCTGGAGTTCTCGCAGGCGCAGCCGGTGCTGCGGTCCTTCGGCGCGGTGGGCGCGGGCAACAAGGCCCTGGACGCGGCGCTGGTGCGGCAGCGAAAGGCGGTGTCGGGCCTGCTGTTCGCGAGCGTGCCCGGCCTGATCGTGTTCTCGCTGTGCGTGCAGGCGATCTTCCTGGTGCTGGTCTATCTGGTGGTGGGCCGGGTGACCGGCGGCGCGATCTCGGCGGCCGCGGCCATCGCGCTGATCGCGGTGTCGGCGCGTTTCATCGAGCCGCTGACGCAGGCCGCCTCCCTGGGCGGTGCCCTGCGCATAGCGACCTCGGCGGCCGAGCGGATTTCGGCGCTGCTCGCGGAACCCGCACTGCCGCAGCCGGATTCGGACGTGACACCGGGCGCCCCGACCGTGGTCTTCGACCAGGTGAGCTTCGGCTACCGCACCGGCGAGCAGGTGCTGTCGGACCTGTCGTTCACGGTCCCGGCGGGCACCACGACCGCGATCGTCGGCCCCAGCGGCGCCGGCAAGTCGACGGTGCTGCGCCTGGCCGCCCGCTTCCACGACGTCGACTCCGGCCGGGTCCTGGTGAGCGGCAACGACGTTCGCGACCAGCCGTCGCACACCCTGCTGGATCAGGTGTCGCTGGTCTTCCAGCACGTCTACCTGTTCAACCGTTCGGTGCTGGAGAACATTCGCGCCGGCCGCCCCGGCGCGTCCGACGAGCAGGTGCGCCGCGCCGCCGCCGCGGCCCGCGTCGACGAGATCGTCGAGCGGCTCCCGGAAGGCTGGGACACTCCCGTGGGCGAGGGTGGCGCGGCGCTGTCCGGTGGTGAGCGCCAACGGGTCTCGATCGCGCGCGCCCTGCTCAAGGATGCCCCCGTGGTGCTGCTCGACGAGGCCACCAGCGCCCTCGACCCGCAGAACGAGGCGGTGGTGGTGCGCGGCATCCACGAACTCACCCGCGATCGCACGGTGATCGTGGTGGCGCATCGCCTGGCCACCATCGCCCACGCCGATCAGATCCTGTTCCTGGAGTCCGGCCGCATCGCCGAACGCGGCACCCACGACGAACTGCTCGCCCTCGACGGTCGCTACGCCGCCTTCTGGCACGAGCGCACCCGCGCCGCGGGCTGGCGTC
This sequence is a window from Nocardia yunnanensis. Protein-coding genes within it:
- a CDS encoding ABC transporter ATP-binding protein, with amino-acid sequence MIRKVFALVPTEFAPLIPRLLIAVVAQALCQAAAYVLLVPVLQALFDGDTGRAWRWAAGLAVAVAGVIGFGYAQAVFGLRIGVGMQRGLQTRLGDHLNALPLGWFETRNAGELARLTVDDVREVQRLIAYLLGPLLSGVIVPLGVAVGMLVVDWRISLAMLVAAPVLYLVNLWANRSYAAADERMHEASAEANARVLEFSQAQPVLRSFGAVGAGNKALDAALVRQRKAVSGLLFASVPGLIVFSLCVQAIFLVLVYLVVGRVTGGAISAAAAIALIAVSARFIEPLTQAASLGGALRIATSAAERISALLAEPALPQPDSDVTPGAPTVVFDQVSFGYRTGEQVLSDLSFTVPAGTTTAIVGPSGAGKSTVLRLAARFHDVDSGRVLVSGNDVRDQPSHTLLDQVSLVFQHVYLFNRSVLENIRAGRPGASDEQVRRAAAAARVDEIVERLPEGWDTPVGEGGAALSGGERQRVSIARALLKDAPVVLLDEATSALDPQNEAVVVRGIHELTRDRTVIVVAHRLATIAHADQILFLESGRIAERGTHDELLALDGRYAAFWHERTRAAGWRLESASA